The Gemmatimonadaceae bacterium DNA segment GCCCACCAACGCCAGCTCACTTTCGGAGTGCTCAAGCGCGCTCATCCCGCCGACTTCGTCGTGCGCCACCTGCAGCACGGTATAGCGCTGCCAGGGCACGGTGCCGAACACGGCGGCGATCGGCTCGACGCTGCGCGTCAGCGCGTCCCAGAGTGCGGCCCGACGCGCGCCGGCCACGCTGCCCTCGGGCCAGGTCGCGAGCCGCATCCACTTGTCGGCCACGAGTGCGCTGTCGAGGTCATAGCGCCCGACGAACACCGGATGGTCGAGCAGGTCGTGCACGTCGGCGGCGCGGAAGCTGTTGGGCGCATCGCCGGGCGCCATCGCCGTGGTCACGCGCCACTCGGCCTCGGTGCGCACGCTCACCTGCACCGGCGTGTCCGGACGTCCCTCTACATATAGAAAGACGTTCGTGCCGTTGAAGAAGGCGAAGTCCTCGCTGCTCCAGCTCGCGGCCACGTCGAGGATGTCCGCCCGCACGCGGTAGCGCAGCTCGATCACCCCGGCGCGCCGCGGCGTGATGCGCCAGGTGTCGGGGTCGAGCTTGTCCCAGCGCAGCGGCAGCCCGCCCTGCGTGGCGCTGAAGCCGCTCACGCCGCGGGCATAGTTGGCGATCGAATACGACCCAGGCGTCCACGCGGCCATCGAGAGCAGGACGGGACCGAGCTCACGCACCGTCACCGTCAGCCGCGTGACGACCTCGAGCTCGGCCTCTGCGAGCTGCGCGCGGCCGGCGAGCACCTCCACCTGCATCTCGGTGACCGCGACCGAGCGCGGCGCCCGCTCCTGGGCGGGGAGGGCCGCGGCCGCGAGCGCGAGGATCAGCCCCAGCGGGGCGAGGCGGCCGAGTCGTGGCGGACGGCGGAGCATAGGCCGTGTAGGCTCGGTGGCCGCAGGGGGTCCCCGCAAGGGGTCCGTGGCCTTTGGTGGGGGTGGCTCGTCAGAATGTCGTATCCCACCTTACCTGCTATGACTTCGCCTACGACTGGCCGTACCCGCGCCCAAGAGAGCAAGCGCATCCACGTGGTGCTCCGTGATGCGACACTGCTCGAGGGTTCGATCTACATCGCCGAGGATATGTCGCTCGTCGCATTCCTCGGCAACCGCAAGGGCGGTTATATGAATATGGTGGATGCCCGCCGGCCGAAGCTGCAGGAGGCGCCGGGGCATCTCATCGTCCAGACTGATCTTGTCGTCTTGGTCTCCGCACCGGACGGCAACGTCCAAGTGGTCGGCGCGGCTGGCGCAGGCGCCGGCGAGCGCGAGGTGGAGGTGTACCTGATCGGCGGCAAGGCGTTCAAGGGCGTGATGTACGTCGCGCCGATGCAACGGATGAGCGACTACTTGCACCACTGCGGCAAGTTCGTGGGGCTCGCTCGGGCCACCGTCGTCGCCGACGGTGCGGACATCGGCGATGTGGCCATCAACACCTCGGCCATCGCGATGATCCGCGAGGCGCGGCCGCCCGCCGTCGAGGGCTAACGCCCGAGCAACCGCAGCAGCAGGGCCGGCCGGTCGGTGAACATCCCGTCCACGCCTAGCTCCAGCATATAGGACATCACGGGCTCGTCGTTCACCGTGTACGGGTGGACGACGAGCCCGCGCCGTTGGGCGCCGCGCACGAGGTCTGCATTGAGAATGCGCCGCGAGGGACCGAAGCCCACCGCGTACTCGGCGATGCGCTTGAGCGTGGAGTCGCGAGCCGCTGCCGGGATTGGATCCTCCCAGAGCTGCACCAAGCGCAGCTCGGGCTCCAGCGCGTGCAGACGCTCGAGACTCGCGGGGCTAAACGACTGCACGAGCACGCGCTCGCGGTCCGCCCCCGCGCCCGCCAAGCCGTGCTTGCGCAACAGCACCAGCAGCGAGTCTTCCATTCCCGGCGCCTCGGCCGGATTCTTGGTCTCTATATAGAAGCGCGCCCGATCGCCGTAGCGCTCGATCACCTCCGCCAGCGTCGGGATGCGTTCGGCGCTGAACTCAGGCCGCGCGCGCCCGGGGAACTTCTCGTTGAACCAACTCCCGATCTCGCAGCGCCGGAGTTGGGCGAGCGTCTTGTCGCGCACGAGGCCGGCGCAATCGGCAGCGGGGCCGCGCGCCGTGCGGTCCAGGGAGTCATCGTGGAACACCACGAGCTGGCCGTCGCGCGTCATCTGCAGGTCCTGCTCGATCCAATCCGCGCCCTGCCGCAGCGCGAGGTCGTAGGCGGCGAAGCTATGCTCCGGCGCGTCCCACGAAGCGCCACGGTGCGCGATTACCTGCACGTCGCGGGCGGCGCAGGCGGCGAGGGCGAAGGCCAAGAGAGGCAGGCGCATTCCGGACGTTCGCGCGGCGCTGGCGCTCGCGCAATCATCGGCGCGTCACGGTCTCGCCTCAGCCGCTGCCGAAGCGTGTGCCCAGCCGCCAGGGCGCGACGTCCACCGGTGCGTCTCGCTCCAGCACCTCGGTGGCGAGCATCTCGCCCACCGCGCTCGAGAACTTGAAGCCGAAGCCATTGCAGGCGCTCGCGAGAATCGCATCCGCGCAGTCGGGATGCCGATCAATCACGAAGTGCCCGTCGGGCGTCTTCGTGTAGAGACACACCGCGCTCTCACGGTAAGCGCCGAGGTGCTGCGGCAGGTACGAGCGCACGAGGGCGGCCGCCGGATCGATGTCATCGGCGTGCACCTCGCGATCTACATCCTCGATGCGCCCGAGGCGTCCGCTGCCGTGGCCGGCGACCTTGATGCGGCCGCCATCCTCCGGGAACGCCGCCGTCGCATAGCCGTGGCCATCGCTGAGCAGGAGTACCGGCGTCTTGCCGCGGCTCGGCGCGCCGGCGGGGACGTCGAACCAATGCTGCGTCACGCGCTCGACCTGCGTCGCCACGCCGACCTCCTCCAGCATCTCGCCCATCCACGGCCCGCTGCAGAACACGACGCGGTCGGCGCGCACCTTGGCGATCGTCGTGCTGAGGCCCACGCCGCCGCCGTGCAGCGGCGCCCAGTCCGTGACTTCGCAGTCGAACACGAACTCCGCGCCGAAGCCCGCGGCCACACGCAGTTGGTCGGCGACGATGCGCTCGGGGAACAGCACACCGGCGGCGGGATCCACCACGCCCACCATTCCCTCCGGCACCTGCAACTCCGGCCAGCGGCGGGCCATCTCCGCGCGGTCGAGCAGCTCGTGCGCGAGGCCTGCGTCGCGCGCCGAGCGCAGCGTGCCATCGATGAAGTACTCGCGCTCGTGGCCGATGAACAATCCGCCGCAGGGGTCGAAGTAGCGCGTGCCGGTCTCGGCGGCCAGCGCGCGCCACAGCTCCTGTGCCCGCGCTACCAGCGGCAGGTACTGCTGGCCTTCCCAGGCCGTCGCGCGCGTGACGCGCGAGCCGCCGTGCGTGGAGCCCATCGCGTGGGGCGGATGCCAGCGGTCAATGCCGACGACTTCGGCACCCGCGCGAGCCAGGTGGAGTGCCGTCGCACTGCCGACGGCACCCAACCCGACCACGATGACGCTGGGGCGGCTCATCCGCCCAAACTAGCTAGCGATACTGGAACTTGTAGGTGAAGCCCGCCTCGAGGACCGGACCCTGATACGTGCGTTCACCGCCGAAGTCCTGGAGGAAGCGCGTCCACTGGTAGCGACCGCCCAGGGTGAGCGCGAGCGAGTTGCTGAACCACCACTCCGCGCCGACGCCGCCCTGCAGCGAGAAGCCGGGCACGATGCCGACGCCCGAGCCGCCGGCCGAGCCGCCGAGGATGCCGCCGCCGCTGGTCTCGCGGTCGTCGATGCCCAGCGTGAAGCCGGCGCCGCCGAGCAGCCAGGGCTCGAAGGTCGCACCCGCGTCAGTGGCCGGGAAGAAGCGGATGTTGGTCGTCTGCGCGACGACCCAGCTCTGCACTTCCTCGCCCGGCGTGCCGCCGAGTCCGCCAGTCGGGGGCGTGGTCTGCACGCGGCGCCAGACGCCGACGCCGTTCTCCATCGCGAGGCGAGCATCGAGGCCTTTGCGCAGGTACACGGTGATCATCGGCATCGTGGACGCCTCGACGCCATTCGGCGGCGTGATGCCGCGCAGGTCCCAGGGGCCGACGAGCAGGCCGGCGGCGCGGCGCGCCATCCGGGCGCGGGCCTCGGCGGCCGTCTCGCCGCTGCGGGTGCTGTCCTGGGCGTCCAGCGAGGTCGTCAACAGTAGTCCGATGGCGCACAACGTCGCCGTGAACCGGATGTACATTTTTCTCCGTGCTCCTGATGGATGGGGGGATCCGGCAGCGCGAACGCCGCCGTCCTGCAATACCATTCGTGAATGCCCGTGTTCCAGCACGCGTCCGCGTCACCGCGGGCCCGTGATACGCCTCACTCCGATGACTTCGCCTATGTCACGCCCAGTCACATTCCTACGCCTTGCGGCACTGCTCGCGTTCGTCACCGCCTCGCTGGGGGCGCAAGCACGCCCGGCCGACATCGTCGTGCTCAACGGCCGCATCTATACTGCGGACGCGGCGCGCCCGATTGTCGCGGCGATGGCCGTGCGCGACGGCCGCGTCGTGTTCACCGGCGACGCCGCCGGCGCACGCGCCCTTGTCGGCAACGCCACGCGCGTGCTGGACCTCCAGGGCAAGACCGTCATCCCCGGAATGACCGACGCGCACGCGCACGTGCTCGGCCTCGGCCAGCGCCTGCAGTCGGTGGATCTGTTCGAGACGCGGTCCTTTGATGAAGTCGTCGCCCGCGTGGTGGAGCGCGCGAAGGAAACGCCCAAGGGTGAGTGGATCCTCGGCCGCGGCTGGGACCAGAACGACTGGGGCAACACCTCCTGGCCCACGCACGAAGCGTTGTCGCGCGCCGTGCCCGACCATCCGGTGATGCTCACGCGCGTGGACGGACACGCCGGCATCGCCAACGCCGCGGCGATGCGCGCTGCCAGTCTCACGCGCAGCACCCGCAGCCCCGCCGGCGGAGAGATCATCAAGGACGCGCAGGGGAATCCCACCGGCGTGCTCATCGACAACGCCCAGCGCCTGGTGTCGGCGGTGATTCCGCCGGCGACACGGGCGCAGGTGAAGGAGATGCTCGAGGACGCCATCGCCGAGATGCATCGCTGGGGCCTCACCGGCGTGCACGATGCCGGCGCCTCGGCGCAGACGCTCGAGCTCTACGAGGAGCTGGGCCGCGAGGGCAAGCTCAACATCCGCCTGTACGCGATGATCTCGGACCACGCGCCGACAATCGAGGCCTGGTTCCGCCGCGGCCCGCTCGTCGGCGGCTACGACGGCACGCTCTGGGTGCGGTCGATCAAGCTGTACCAGGACGGCGCGTTGGGCTCGCGCGGCGCGGCGCTGCTGGAGCCCTACAGCGACGACCCGCAGAACACCGGCCTGCTTGTCTCGCCGGCGGCGCACATCCGCGAGGTGGCCGATCGCGCGTTGGTGGCCGGCTTCCAGGTGAACTCGCACGCCATCGGCGACCGCGGCAACCGGCTGGTGCTCGACGCCTACGAAGGCGCGCTCAAGGCCCGTCCGACGGCCGACCATCGCTTCCGCGTCGAGCACGCGCAGATCCTGCATAGCGACGACATCCCGCGCTTCGCGCAGCTCGGCGTGATTCCCTCGATGCAGGCTTCGCACCAGACCAGCGATATGTATTGGGCCGGCACGCGGCTCGGCGAAGGGCGCCTCCGCGGCGCCTACGCGTGGCGTTCGCTGATCGCGTCGAACGTCATCATCCCCAACGGGTCGGACTTCCCGGTGGAGTACGTGAACCCGCTGCTCTCCTTCAAGGCCTCGGTGTCGCGGCAGGATGCCAACAACTGGCCCGCGGGCGGCTGGTATCCCGAGCAGCGGATGACGCGCGAGGAGGCCCTGCTCTCGATGTCGCTGTGGGCGGCCTACGCCGGCTTCCAGGAATCCGAGCTGGGCTCGCTGACGCCGGGCAAGCGCGCCGACTTCGTGGTGCTCGACCAGGACATTATGCGCATCGCCGCCGAGGACCTCCTCGCCACCCAAGTGCTGTCCACCTGGGTGGGCGGCCGCAGCGTCTACGAGAGGAAGTGATTCTATGGCACGCAATCTCTTCCTGATCCGCACGGCGCTGATCCTCGGCGTCTTCGGCTTCGCGGCGTTCTCGTACTTCCGCGGGGCAGAGATGGTCGGCAACGTCGACGCCGCGGCGCTCGAGATGCTGCGCTATGTGTTCTGGGGCGCGGCGGCGCTGGCTGCGGTGGTCGCCGTGCTGATCCGCGGCAGGGTCGAGTCGGCGGCGACGGCACAGCAGAAGACGTCGTTGCTCATCGTCGGCTGGGCCTTCGGCGAGGGCGCGGCGCTGTTCGGCATCGTGCTCTATATGATTGGCGGCGCCGTCAGCTCCCTGGCACTCGGCCTGCTGCTGTTCACGTTCACGCTGACGATCCTCCCCATTCCCAGGATCGAGCGCTGATGCGCGTCGTCTCGCTGCTGCCCAGCGCGACCGAGATCGTGGCCGCGCTGGGGGGCTTCGAGCAACTCGTCGGCGTCACGCACTGCTGCGATCATCCGGCGCCGGTAGCGACGTTGCCGCGGGTCACCCGCACGTCCGTCGATGCCGACGCCGCACCAGGCGCGGTGGATGCACAGGTGCGCAGCATCACGGCCGAGGGCGCGCCGCTGTACACGTTGGACGAGGCGCGCATCCGCGCGCTGCGGCCGGATCTCATCCTCACGCAGGCACTCTGCGAAGTCTGTGCGGTGATGGAAACCGACGTGCGGGCGCTGGCGGCGCGCCTCGAGCCCGTCCCGCAGGTGCTGACGCTCTCGGCCACCTCGCTGGACGGCGTGTTCGGCGACATCGCGGCGGTGGGCGCGGCACTCAGGCTCAGCGACGAGGCCAGCGAGTGGGAGGCCGGCGCGCGGATGCGGATGCGCCGCGTGCACGAGACGCTCAAGGCGGCCAAGGCGCCGCGTCCGCGCGTGGCGGTGATCGAGTGGGGCGACCCGCTCTACGCCGCGGGCCACTGGGTACCCGAGATGGTGGGGCGCGCCGGCGGCAGGGACGTGCTCGCCGTACCCGGCGAACACTCGGTGGTCACCACACTCGATGCGCTGCGCGCCGCCGACCCGGAGATCCTGCTCATTGCGCCCTGCGGCTACGACCTCCCGCGCGCCGCCGACGAAGCGGAACGACTGCTGGCCTTGCCGGGTTGGGAGTGGGTGCAGGGCCGCAGCGTGTTCGCGCTCGATGCCAATGCCTTCGCCTCGCGCCCCGGGCCGCGGCTCGTGGATGGCATTGAGGTGATGGCGCGGCTGTTCAACCCCGACCTATTCTCGCCGGTGGATCCCGCCTTCGCACGCGCGGTGCTGCCGGCGGTTCGCCCCAGCTGAGGACCCGATGCTCACGCCT contains these protein-coding regions:
- a CDS encoding ABC transporter substrate-binding protein, whose amino-acid sequence is MRVVSLLPSATEIVAALGGFEQLVGVTHCCDHPAPVATLPRVTRTSVDADAAPGAVDAQVRSITAEGAPLYTLDEARIRALRPDLILTQALCEVCAVMETDVRALAARLEPVPQVLTLSATSLDGVFGDIAAVGAALRLSDEASEWEAGARMRMRRVHETLKAAKAPRPRVAVIEWGDPLYAAGHWVPEMVGRAGGRDVLAVPGEHSVVTTLDALRAADPEILLIAPCGYDLPRAADEAERLLALPGWEWVQGRSVFALDANAFASRPGPRLVDGIEVMARLFNPDLFSPVDPAFARAVLPAVRPS
- a CDS encoding glycerophosphodiester phosphodiesterase, producing MRLPLLAFALAACAARDVQVIAHRGASWDAPEHSFAAYDLALRQGADWIEQDLQMTRDGQLVVFHDDSLDRTARGPAADCAGLVRDKTLAQLRRCEIGSWFNEKFPGRARPEFSAERIPTLAEVIERYGDRARFYIETKNPAEAPGMEDSLLVLLRKHGLAGAGADRERVLVQSFSPASLERLHALEPELRLVQLWEDPIPAAARDSTLKRIAEYAVGFGPSRRILNADLVRGAQRRGLVVHPYTVNDEPVMSYMLELGVDGMFTDRPALLLRLLGR
- the solA gene encoding N-methyl-L-tryptophan oxidase — its product is MSRPSVIVVGLGAVGSATALHLARAGAEVVGIDRWHPPHAMGSTHGGSRVTRATAWEGQQYLPLVARAQELWRALAAETGTRYFDPCGGLFIGHEREYFIDGTLRSARDAGLAHELLDRAEMARRWPELQVPEGMVGVVDPAAGVLFPERIVADQLRVAAGFGAEFVFDCEVTDWAPLHGGGVGLSTTIAKVRADRVVFCSGPWMGEMLEEVGVATQVERVTQHWFDVPAGAPSRGKTPVLLLSDGHGYATAAFPEDGGRIKVAGHGSGRLGRIEDVDREVHADDIDPAAALVRSYLPQHLGAYRESAVCLYTKTPDGHFVIDRHPDCADAILASACNGFGFKFSSAVGEMLATEVLERDAPVDVAPWRLGTRFGSG
- a CDS encoding amidohydrolase family protein codes for the protein MSRPVTFLRLAALLAFVTASLGAQARPADIVVLNGRIYTADAARPIVAAMAVRDGRVVFTGDAAGARALVGNATRVLDLQGKTVIPGMTDAHAHVLGLGQRLQSVDLFETRSFDEVVARVVERAKETPKGEWILGRGWDQNDWGNTSWPTHEALSRAVPDHPVMLTRVDGHAGIANAAAMRAASLTRSTRSPAGGEIIKDAQGNPTGVLIDNAQRLVSAVIPPATRAQVKEMLEDAIAEMHRWGLTGVHDAGASAQTLELYEELGREGKLNIRLYAMISDHAPTIEAWFRRGPLVGGYDGTLWVRSIKLYQDGALGSRGAALLEPYSDDPQNTGLLVSPAAHIREVADRALVAGFQVNSHAIGDRGNRLVLDAYEGALKARPTADHRFRVEHAQILHSDDIPRFAQLGVIPSMQASHQTSDMYWAGTRLGEGRLRGAYAWRSLIASNVIIPNGSDFPVEYVNPLLSFKASVSRQDANNWPAGGWYPEQRMTREEALLSMSLWAAYAGFQESELGSLTPGKRADFVVLDQDIMRIAAEDLLATQVLSTWVGGRSVYERK